ATTATGAAGAACGTGTGTATACTTATTcagttttatttaaatttaagtaTCTATTTGTGTACACCAAAATTTGAAGGGCATATATATCAAAGTAAATCAAATTGAAAGGCATATATATCAGattaagtcaaattaaatgacataCTTGTGTACTatgcttattttattttaacattttatagGTAAGTTAAACACTATATAGAAAATAACTCTcattgaaaatattttccaaatatCATTTTTCCTCGGACCTAACACTCTCAAATAGTAATAGGAAAAATGTCTGAGTTTACCTTCGTACAATCCTAAATTGTTGAATTTTATCTTTCTCTACATTTTTCGTCCCTCCATACCCTCGTTATTAGTAAATTATTTAGTGTTTTTCCCTATCATTTACATGTTCAAGTTCTTCGAGAAAAGATATTTATATTCATTTAAGGTTTAAAATTACCATCAGATTAGATCTCCATtagcaataaaaaaatgattttcctCAGGAATGACATGAATATTGGATCAAAAATCAAccaatgaaaaattatttaatttctaGTATTTAGTTAATGagtagaatatatatattaatatcatCCAAGTTCTTCAAGAATAAAAACCATATTTGACTAAGACTTACAATTATCCTCGATTGAAGTTCCATCAGTGaccaagaaaagaaaacccttTTTGGTGAGTGAGATAAGAATATGAGagcaaaaataaatgaaatattaTTCAATTTCCCAATAATACATAATAAACTTGACCATTTTCCATATAGTAACAAAAACACGTCTATGGGTGTTTTTGGTATGAATGAGAATATTTTTCATGAGAAATGCTTTCTTAGAATATGGTTATATAAgttcttacttattttctagtgtttaataaatacataaaaaaaattatattcataacatttatatgtaatctatcaaaaaattataaagatgAGTTGTCACGATCCGAGTCTACACCTTAGGTGTGACCAACACTCAAGATCACGAATGACCCTAAGCAGTGGTTAGATTGTCCTTGCTGGATGGGGCGAAGTGCTGGCCATTCAAGAACtcacatgttcagaagatgtatgttgcggagatgaggatattgagatggatgtgtggacataccagaagtgataagattaggaatgaggttatccATGAGAAGATTGGAGTGACCTTTGTGGCAGATTGTCATGaaattgagatggtttgggcatgtgaagaggaggtgCGCAGACGCTCAAGTGAGAAGGTGCTAGTGACGGAATATTGGAGGTACGCGAAGGGGTAGAGATAGGCCAAAAATAATGGGgcaggtgattagacaagatatgacaCAATTTCATATCACCGAGAACATGTCTCTAAATAAGAATGAGTTCCGATCGTGTATTAaaatagaaggttagtaggagTAGAGTGTTGCCTTGTCTTGTGAAGTTTTAGGCTTGTTAGTATATGTTGTAGTATTAGTTATTCCCTGTAGGTTTAGTCATATGTTGTTTATAGTATTTCGATTATTACACTATTCTGCTgttgttattattcttttttgtagactttacactgtttttcttattaaatattatgttttctacattattttctccttcttttctttgatttgatGCAATTGAATTGAGGGTCTTTCGGTAACATCATTTTTACCTTTCACGAGATAGTGAGAAGGTCTGCATGCACTACTTCAAAGGGCTTTGAGTAAATAACTTCTTTAATGAAAGTaggaaaataaattttataagtgTCATTCTAGGTTTATTATATTGTTCCATTCACCCTATGCCTTACCTAGTGAAATTTCCACTAGGTACATATGTTATTgttttttgagagaaaatatttctaaaatttTTGTCCATTGAATAAAtagaaaaacattttcctttaATACAAAACACACCCTACATGTTATTATTTTGTGATGGGCGTGAAAATTCCATAATTGAGAAAACAATTGGTCGAATTTGAAAGGTCAAAAAGAATAGGATATAGAGTCAAACATTTGGTGGTGGATCCCAAGTCCCCACATAAAGCAAAATCCCTATCCTATCATACTtatcaataacaataatataaaagtaGTAGAATTAGGAGAAATCTCTCACCTTTTTCTTGATTTCCTcttttcttctaaaaaaaaaaaaaaccacccCTGGGGACTAGCCTATACCCTACTCTCTCTTTCAACATCCACGCCGCCTTCATGGaaataaattgaagaaaattctTGTAACCCTTTCATTATAATTCATACTACATGATGATGATGGCGATGGCGATGGCGATGGCGATGGCGGGTGTGGTGATTCTTTAGCATTTGCTTTAATtcttgaagaaagaaaaaggaagaaaaatgtGTGTGATTTTGGAAAAAGAGGGTGATGATGTGCTGTTGGTGCCACCCACAAATTTCTCTGCTGTTGAAGATAACTGCATTTACAGATCTGGATTACCCCAACCATCCAATTTCCTCTTTCTCCAATCCCTTAATCTTCGATCCATCATGTTAGTCTTTTGCAAATTTCCATCAAGATTTGTGTGTGGGTAGAAAAGGGTTAAAgattttttgatttgtttttgcaGATATTTGTGCCCTGAGCCTTATCCTGAAGAAAATTTGGAGTTTCTTCGAATTAACAATATCAAGCTTTTCCAGTTTGGAATTGATGGCACTAAGGTAATACGATGGATTTGATCTTCTCTTGGTTAAACAACAAAATGAAATTCACTTGAggtttcatttttatttttgggtaaagaaaagaaatttaGATTGTATTTATATATGGAATAAAGTTTTTTGTGTTTTCTCTCTccttattttggtaattttgtGGGCATATTGTTATGTTGATACTATTAAAAACCAGGCTAAGAAATTTGTTCATGTCGATtttccagtgggacaaaacaaATTTTTGATATCCATTTTTGCATAAAGTATTTCTTGTAAAATGGAACCTTTTTCCATTCAGGAGCCATCAGCTATGTCAAGCACTGCTATAACAGAGGCTCTCAAAGTGATAACTGGTAAACAATCTGTCTGTTGTATTGTGTTTTAAGGGATATTAGAATCTTAGTACATGAATTCTtactttctttttccttttttgctcTTAGATGTCAGAAATCACCCTGTTCTCATCCACTGCAAGCGCGGAAAGGTACAATATCTTCTGGTGTCTATGCTTATGTTTCTAAGTATATACTTTATTGTGCGTATATTTCATTTTCATCCAGGAATTGAACCCAATTCCTATAGTTGGTGTACCTCTCACGTCTTCTTGTGATATATATGAAATCTCGttggttcattgtgttgtctCTCATGTTTAACTTATGAAATATATCGTCATCATAAATGGATTAACATGGACGAAAGAGTGAGGATTTGTATATCCTACCCAATTTGCTTGAGATTTAGGCGAAGCTGTTGTTGTTGTCTAGCtaatcatatataaattgaacatCCTTTCATTTCTTTTCCCAATGGTAACACACAGGCTTCATAACTGATCAAAATTCCCTTTTTATGGTTGTAACAAGTTTGTATTATTTTCCCTGCAGCACCGAACTGGTTGCCTCGTTGGATGCCTGAGGAAATTGCAGAGCTGGTGTATGTCTGCTGTGGTGGAGGAGTACAAGCATTTTGCTGGCACAAAGTGGAGAGAAACAGACCTCAAATTTCTCGAGAATTATGACGTTTCACGCATTAGGCATTGCCTTGAGAGCATTATCTACAGGTATTATGGCTCGAAGAAGAGGCGCTTGCAGTACATAGAAGAAAATCTGCAGAAGCCCCAGATGACTTCAGTTCTATAGAGGGATTATCCACCTTAATTTTTAGCCTGGATTGGATATTCCCATTGTTCTTTATTTCTCTTTAGTCATTATACACTGCTTCAGATTCATCTATACACCAATTTGTTTGTGGGATGCCTTTACTTTGCACTACTTCTGATGAAACCAGAAATATTCATTTCTGcgtaattcttttttttttcttgcacATTGTTTATTTACCTTCATATTagacaactaaaatattttattataagttGAAGTTGTAGGGAATAATATTGGACGTAGGTGGAGCGATAGTTAGTGATGATTCATATAATTGACCAACTTGCCTAAGGTTGCAACTTGCGACATACAATAGTAGTAATAAGTTCAAAGTTTTAGGCTCATAGGTGATTTCTCAGAAATATGGAAGGTACAAAAGAAGATAGTCTTCCCCCTAAATTACTTTTGCTTCACTTGGTTTCTTTACTCTTTTCCAAGCCATACCATACAAACTTAATTTTGAAACCTTTTATTTACTCATTgtgacaaaaaaagaaaaggcagATGTCTTGTGATCCACCAATTACCACCTAGTAAAATACAAAAATGTGGAGGGGGAGAtggcaaaggaaaagaaaatgaatgtgtacacatatattttttttatatacatagtGGATCTAATTAATTCCATGTGCATCTGACCAAAAAGTTGCAAAGTTCACTGTTCTAATCATATGATGCATGAGAATATGCGACCTTTGCGGGTGCAGTATCGTAGAGTAGTTGTGTTTTTCTATAAACGAATGGAGCAAAGAAGAAAAACTTTCTTAGCTAAACAAATACGCAATTGTCGTAAAATCAAAGAAcaataagattaaaaaaatacaagaagAGAGCAATAGAAATAGGAAGAAAAGAGGAGAGttttcttattcttctaatTGTCTCATGTATTTATTTCCATATACAATGTAAGCTATTTATAAGTCTCAAGTAACTTGAAAAGCTAAGTTTACTCCAAATACTAGTGCATATGGACATTGACATCCAGTTAAATATTAGTGCATATGCATATTGACATCCACCATCTTAATATTTCATAACACTTTCCCTTAAATGTCCATAGATAATGTACCttgttaaaattttattatgaaAAATTCAGTGGGAGAAAAATtagtaaagaaaaaagagtacacgcATTTCATAATACACCTTGAGTGTTGTTTCATTAAAAAACATGTGAGAAAAACTCAACTGGGACAAAATCATGATTAAAGAAAAGAGTACATCGCATATTTTCCTCTGACGAAGACTACGATTTAGTTGTCCAACTTTTCACATTCTAATTTTATATACCATCTTCTCATGAGTTGAAGTTGGTAAAGATTTGGTGAATAAATCTGCTGAATTATCACTTGAACAAATTTGGTGGACattaatatcaccattcttctagagatcatgagtgaagaataattttggtgaatgtattttgttctgtctccttttataaaGGTCCCCTTTAATTGGATTATGCATTTAACATTGTCTTCGTATAAAATTGTGGGTACTTTCATATCACACTACATACCacatttatttttgatgaaatgCATTACTGATCTCAATCATACACATTCTCTACATGAGATCAGAACAGAGTACTTAATGAGTATGCCTTGTCCATGTAAGATCATTTCAAGACCTTCTTAGtataggcagattgatggataATGATCCCGTccgtaaaatgttcaatttgcataCCAAGACAAAGTTTGGTCTTTCCAAGACCTtttatctcaaattctttcttatGATACTCAATCACCTTTTGGATCTCTTCTGtagttccaatgagatttatgtcatcaacataaacaacAAGTATAACAAATTCTGATGTTGtcttcttaataaaaatacatagaCAAATGATATAACTTATATAACCTtctgtcacggacttagacttcaactaagtcCTTCGTAcgacacttgacaacttactcacaaatatttcacgatcttgcaagctcaagtacgcctttaagactagatcgctaagggaacgctagattgtaagaaagacaagagagcttttgaagaaggctttgtatttacttggaagaatgcttgatttctaGATGGTTTGTTataaatgaatgccccctctatttatactactcctaaggggcctaagagtaaataaaaattactatacaagtcctt
This Solanum dulcamara chromosome 1, daSolDulc1.2, whole genome shotgun sequence DNA region includes the following protein-coding sequences:
- the LOC129887486 gene encoding tyrosine-protein phosphatase DSP3-like, producing the protein MCVILEKEGDDVLLVPPTNFSAVEDNCIYRSGLPQPSNFLFLQSLNLRSIIYLCPEPYPEENLEFLRINNIKLFQFGIDGTKEPSAMSSTAITEALKVITDVRNHPVLIHCKRGKHRTGCLVGCLRKLQSWCMSAVVEEYKHFAGTKWRETDLKFLENYDVSRIRHCLESIIYRYYGSKKRRLQYIEENLQKPQMTSVL